From Bacteroidetes Order II. bacterium, one genomic window encodes:
- a CDS encoding DUF1311 domain-containing protein produces MKYFLLLLTLLPFSVLAQTPPTPGEKKMNQCGEIAEAEISGDENPYKPLTFTKCVQQAQTLLDGELNKAYQAFKAKIGAGNQTVLLTAQRAWLAFRDAEIKSIKANASWVDMMSLRLVNERRVQLERYTRYLAQGTREQGTQEARAQYECLTLACMNEDYAQKDIELNEAYQNILSASSQKSLLREAQRKWISWRDAEFVLFGAICNPMAGQNQTINMHLFRNQMLAARRDDIMTYSAG; encoded by the coding sequence ATGAAATATTTTCTTTTATTGCTCACCCTGTTGCCTTTTTCGGTACTGGCCCAGACTCCACCGACACCCGGCGAAAAGAAAATGAACCAATGTGGTGAAATTGCCGAGGCAGAGATTTCCGGCGATGAAAACCCATACAAACCCCTTACGTTTACCAAGTGCGTTCAGCAAGCCCAAACTTTGTTGGATGGCGAATTGAACAAGGCATATCAAGCCTTTAAAGCCAAAATTGGTGCCGGAAATCAAACCGTCCTCCTCACGGCTCAGCGGGCTTGGCTGGCTTTCCGAGATGCCGAAATAAAATCTATAAAGGCAAATGCAAGTTGGGTAGATATGATGAGTTTACGCCTTGTTAATGAACGGCGTGTACAATTGGAACGCTATACGCGGTATTTGGCACAAGGAACCCGTGAACAAGGGACACAGGAAGCACGCGCCCAATACGAATGCCTAACCTTAGCTTGCATGAATGAGGATTATGCCCAAAAAGACATCGAATTAAACGAAGCCTATCAGAACATCCTCTCCGCCAGTAGCCAAAAATCGTTGTTACGGGAAGCTCAACGTAAATGGATTTCGTGGCGAGATGCCGAATTTGTTCTTTTCGGGGCCATTTGTAACCCAATGGCTGGGCAAAACCAAACCATTAACATGCACCTTTTCCGTAACCAGATGCTCGCTGCCCGCCGGGACGACATCATGACCTATTCAGCAGGATAA
- a CDS encoding heme-binding domain-containing protein — translation MVKKTVTVLLAILVVIQFIRPTKNDTGDERKSISTQFPVSANVQTILRAACNDCHSNKTTYPWYSNLQPLGWWLADHVNEGKRGLNFSVFASYRPAKQFHKLEEISEVLEKGEMPLDSYTWIHKDAVLDNVQKKALIDWAESLRSTLKERFPADSLRLKRRPRTTAPR, via the coding sequence ATGGTCAAAAAAACAGTAACGGTTCTATTGGCAATTTTGGTGGTGATCCAGTTTATCCGTCCGACAAAAAATGATACCGGAGACGAGCGTAAATCCATTTCTACGCAATTTCCCGTCTCTGCCAACGTCCAAACCATTTTAAGAGCGGCATGTAACGATTGCCACAGCAACAAAACCACCTATCCTTGGTATAGCAACCTTCAACCATTGGGCTGGTGGCTGGCCGACCATGTGAATGAAGGTAAGCGGGGATTAAATTTTTCGGTATTCGCCTCATATCGTCCGGCAAAGCAGTTCCACAAATTAGAGGAAATAAGCGAAGTGTTAGAGAAAGGCGAAATGCCACTTGATTCCTATACGTGGATTCACAAAGATGCCGTTTTGGATAATGTCCAAAAGAAAGCTTTGATAGACTGGGCAGAAAGTTTGCGTAGTACCTTAAAAGAACGGTTTCCGGCTGATAGCCTCCGACTAAAACGTCGGCCACGCACGACAGCACCTCGCTAA